The following proteins come from a genomic window of Corallococcus sp. NCRR:
- a CDS encoding trimeric intracellular cation channel family protein → MLMLPVYLELGAVGLGALSGALHALRRELDAMAVLALSICTSVGGGMLRDVLLGETPAALRSSRYLLAVGACAVLAVLFGPWLSRLHRALDVVDALLLGMWVVLGLEKALAFQLPLPSAVFLGLVTSVGGGVIRDVLLGERTALVAPGELFASVALLCGLLYVALAVGLEVPAPLAEAAAIAGASLLRLTAMWRRWRLPPRFDLLQLLDRLQARRQRRPP, encoded by the coding sequence ATGCTGATGCTGCCCGTCTACCTGGAGCTGGGCGCGGTGGGGCTGGGGGCCCTGTCGGGGGCGCTGCACGCGCTGCGGCGGGAGCTGGACGCCATGGCGGTGCTGGCCCTGTCCATCTGCACCAGCGTGGGGGGCGGGATGCTGCGCGACGTGCTGCTCGGGGAGACGCCCGCGGCGCTGCGCTCGTCGCGCTACCTGCTGGCGGTGGGTGCGTGCGCGGTGCTGGCCGTCCTCTTCGGGCCGTGGCTGTCCCGGCTGCACCGGGCGCTGGACGTGGTGGACGCGCTGCTGTTGGGCATGTGGGTGGTGCTGGGGCTGGAGAAGGCGCTCGCGTTCCAGTTGCCCCTGCCGTCCGCGGTGTTCCTGGGGCTCGTCACCTCCGTGGGCGGCGGCGTCATCCGGGACGTGCTCCTGGGCGAGCGCACCGCGCTGGTCGCCCCCGGCGAGCTGTTCGCCTCCGTCGCGCTGCTGTGCGGCCTGCTCTACGTCGCGCTCGCGGTGGGCCTGGAGGTGCCCGCGCCCCTGGCCGAGGCCGCCGCCATCGCCGGGGCCAGCCTGCTGCGCCTCACCGCCATGTGGCGCCGGTGGCGGCTGCCGCCCCGGTTCGACCTGCTCCAACTGCTGGACCGGCTCCAGGCGCGCCGCCAGCGGCGCCCGCCCTGA
- a CDS encoding response regulator, with product MVQPVPHKPVLVVEDDEDARAAIAEILEADGYEVAVAANGREALDELQHLPPPSLILLDLRMPVMDGPEFLRHLRADWPRLKAVPVLLLSGVGTEALPDTGGLLKKPIVPDELLATVGRLSGRSA from the coding sequence ATGGTTCAGCCCGTGCCGCACAAGCCCGTGCTGGTGGTGGAGGACGACGAGGATGCTCGCGCCGCCATCGCCGAAATCCTGGAAGCCGACGGCTACGAGGTGGCCGTCGCCGCCAATGGCCGCGAGGCCCTGGACGAGCTCCAGCACCTGCCCCCGCCGAGCCTCATCCTGCTGGACCTGAGGATGCCGGTGATGGACGGCCCGGAGTTCCTGCGCCACCTGCGCGCGGACTGGCCCCGGCTGAAGGCCGTGCCGGTGCTGCTGTTGTCAGGCGTGGGGACGGAGGCGCTGCCGGACACAGGCGGCCTCCTGAAGAAGCCCATCGTCCCGGACGAGCTGCTGGCCACCGTGGGCCGGCTGTCCGGCCGGAGCGCGTGA
- the egtB gene encoding ergothioneine biosynthesis protein EgtB, with product MSLRSQEQGSARVPQQAVPWKARAWRELEAGRERIQSMLAPLPEAELMRQHSPLMSPLVWDVAHMANYEEQWLLRALGAPAFTDPAFDAIYDAFRHPRNTRSTLPLLEPEAAWAYATRVRAAVAAHLETLPEDSADPLLHGGFVFGMVAQHAQQHAETLAATLQLMTHVEYHPLESHRPRPGAVPQHEVFIPGGPVRLGTDDPWAYDNERPRHVVELAPFLLDAHPVTTGDFLVFVESGGYEDPRWWDPKGFAWIQAENIRHPLFWSPQGHHVWLRRRFGTVEPLPRDEPVQHVSWYEADAYARWVGKRLPTEAEWEKAAQGSDGVSRAHPWGDAAPTDAHANLGGTRWGPSPVGSHPLSRSADGVWGLLGDVWEWTASDFQPYAGFRAFPYREYSEVFFGDTSKVLRGGAWASAPVAVRNSFRNWDFPIRRQIFAGFRCARDVK from the coding sequence ATGTCGCTGAGGAGCCAGGAACAGGGGAGCGCTCGAGTCCCCCAGCAGGCCGTGCCGTGGAAGGCCCGGGCCTGGCGGGAGCTGGAGGCGGGGCGGGAGCGCATCCAGTCGATGCTCGCGCCGCTGCCAGAGGCGGAGTTGATGCGGCAGCACTCGCCGCTCATGTCCCCGCTCGTCTGGGACGTGGCCCACATGGCGAATTACGAGGAGCAGTGGCTCCTTCGCGCGCTGGGGGCTCCGGCCTTCACCGACCCCGCGTTCGACGCCATCTACGACGCCTTCCGCCACCCGCGGAACACGCGCTCCACGCTGCCGCTCCTGGAGCCGGAGGCCGCCTGGGCCTACGCCACCCGCGTGCGCGCGGCGGTGGCCGCGCACCTGGAGACGCTGCCCGAGGACAGCGCGGATCCGCTGCTCCACGGCGGCTTCGTCTTCGGAATGGTCGCGCAGCACGCGCAGCAGCACGCGGAGACGCTGGCGGCCACGCTGCAGCTGATGACGCACGTGGAGTACCACCCGCTGGAATCGCACCGGCCCCGGCCCGGCGCGGTGCCGCAGCACGAGGTCTTCATCCCCGGCGGCCCGGTGCGCCTGGGCACGGACGACCCGTGGGCCTACGACAACGAGCGCCCCCGGCACGTCGTGGAATTGGCGCCCTTCCTCCTGGACGCGCACCCGGTCACCACGGGGGACTTCCTCGTGTTCGTGGAGTCTGGCGGCTACGAGGATCCGCGCTGGTGGGACCCCAAGGGCTTCGCGTGGATCCAGGCGGAGAACATCCGCCACCCGCTCTTCTGGAGCCCGCAGGGCCACCACGTCTGGCTGCGCCGCCGCTTCGGCACGGTGGAGCCGCTGCCCAGGGACGAGCCCGTGCAGCACGTGTCCTGGTACGAGGCGGACGCGTACGCGCGCTGGGTCGGCAAGCGCCTGCCCACCGAGGCCGAGTGGGAGAAGGCCGCGCAGGGCAGTGACGGTGTCTCTCGCGCGCACCCCTGGGGGGACGCCGCGCCCACGGACGCGCACGCCAACCTGGGCGGGACGCGCTGGGGGCCGTCGCCCGTGGGCAGCCATCCGCTGAGCCGCAGCGCGGACGGTGTCTGGGGACTGCTCGGCGACGTCTGGGAATGGACCGCCAGCGACTTCCAACCGTACGCGGGCTTCCGGGCCTTTCCGTACCGCGAGTACTCGGAGGTCTTCTTCGGAGACACGTCCAAGGTGCTGCGCGGCGGTGCCTGGGCGAGCGCGCCGGTGGCGGTGCGCAACAGCTTCCGCAACTGGGACTTCCCCATCCGCCGGCAGATCTTCGCCGGCTTCCGCTGTGCACGCGACGTGAAGTGA
- the egtD gene encoding L-histidine N(alpha)-methyltransferase — MRMRSEQGESRVAEGYASPGVKVDVHVQPGDARRSLRSEVLEGLCHGSHKELSPKWLYDERGSQLFDDITRLPEYYPTRREREILRAHADDVARLSGADTLVELGSGTSEKTRLLLDAMDAAGQLKRFVPFDVSEAFLRKAAEGLAREYPRIAVHAVVGDFEQHLGRIPGGGRRLVAFLGGTIGNLKPAQRALFLRELAAGLKPGDGLLLGTDLIKDRERLFAAYNDSAGVTADFNRNVLRVLNRELNADFDPEAFEHLAPFDETNKWIEMRLISRKAQSVWLKDLERRVEFAQGECLRTEVSCKFCREQVQAELSDAGLDLAAWWTDADGDFALSLAMKR; from the coding sequence ATGAGGATGAGGTCGGAGCAGGGTGAGTCACGCGTCGCGGAGGGCTACGCGTCGCCGGGCGTGAAGGTGGACGTGCACGTGCAACCCGGTGACGCTCGGCGCTCGCTGCGCTCGGAGGTGCTGGAGGGGCTCTGCCACGGGTCCCACAAGGAGCTGAGCCCCAAGTGGCTCTACGACGAGCGCGGCAGCCAGCTCTTCGACGACATCACCCGCCTGCCGGAGTACTACCCCACGCGCCGCGAGCGCGAGATCCTGCGCGCCCACGCGGACGACGTGGCCCGGCTGAGCGGCGCGGACACGCTGGTGGAGTTGGGCAGCGGCACCAGCGAGAAGACGCGCCTGCTGTTGGACGCCATGGACGCGGCCGGGCAGCTCAAGCGCTTCGTGCCCTTCGACGTGAGCGAGGCCTTCCTGCGCAAGGCCGCGGAGGGCCTGGCGCGCGAGTACCCGCGCATCGCCGTGCACGCGGTGGTGGGCGACTTCGAGCAGCACCTGGGCCGCATCCCGGGCGGCGGCCGGCGGCTGGTCGCCTTCCTGGGCGGCACCATCGGCAACCTGAAGCCCGCGCAGCGCGCGCTGTTCCTGCGCGAGCTGGCGGCGGGGCTGAAGCCCGGGGACGGGCTGCTGCTGGGCACGGACCTCATCAAGGACCGCGAGCGCCTCTTCGCCGCCTACAACGACAGCGCGGGCGTGACGGCGGACTTCAACCGCAACGTGCTGCGCGTGCTCAACCGCGAGCTGAACGCGGACTTCGACCCGGAGGCCTTCGAGCACCTGGCCCCGTTCGATGAGACGAACAAGTGGATCGAGATGCGCCTCATCTCACGCAAGGCCCAGTCCGTGTGGCTGAAGGACCTGGAGCGGCGCGTGGAGTTCGCGCAAGGCGAATGTCTGCGCACGGAGGTGAGCTGCAAGTTCTGTCGCGAGCAGGTGCAGGCGGAGCTGAGCGACGCGGGCCTCGACCTGGCCGCGTGGTGGACGGACGCGGACGGAGACTTCGCGCTGTCGCTGGCGATGAAGCGGTAG